In the genome of Bradyrhizobium sp. CB3481, the window CTGATCTCGGCCGCATTCTCGACATCATAGAAATGGTCCCGGGCGTAAGTTTCGACAAGCCCGAGCCCGATGCCGACTATCTCAATACGTTGCTGGCCGCGGTGCAGATGGGCGAGCTGACGCTGGCCGTGCACTACCGCCAGCAAACCGAAGCCAGCGTGGTGCGCTTGCATCCCATCGCAACGGCAGAGGCCAATCGACTGACCGGCACGGACAACAAGTTCTCCTCGAAAATCCTGCTCGACGGTGAAAACGACAAGCCCGCCATCCAGATGCTGATGAACACCGAGCATCTGGCAAAAAATTACCGGCACGTTTCCGCCGATACGCTGATCAACGCATTGGCCTTCCCGATCGAAAATGTCAAAGGCGGTTTCCTCATCGCCAGGCCGTTTCGCGCGATCGCACGGCCCATTGCAGGCTGGCTGCTCAATATTATTTTCGACCAGGGCGAAAAACTGCACCGGCGTTTCCGCGGCAATCGCGGCGAAGATCAGCCCGGGCTACCTTCGCCACCTGCGGACCAGGAACAAGCCGACGTGCCGCGTGCCTCAAGCACGTCGGAAGGCGACGACATCCAAGCGCGAGACGCCGATCGGCCCACGGGCAACCAGCCGCGGAATGATGGCGCAAATTGACTGAACACAGTTGAGAGCAGTGCACTCACCGTCAGCGCCAATCGGAATTCGGTTAAACGCCGCTAAGGAGAGGCGTTTTCCGCGGGGGTCCGTTTACCAGTATCTCGATGTCGCTTCGTAAGCCAATTAGCCACGGTCGCAAGTCGATATCAACATTGGTACTCTTAGCGGATGGCAAGGTCGGTAATGCTCAGAACTTTTCGAGGTGTGTGCCTGATTTGCCTGTGCATCCTGGGAGGTGCCGTTATCGTAGCCCTCCTGGAGCTTGTCGCTTATCCCATTGTATTGAAATCAACTGGGTGCAGTTGGACCGATGGACCGCAGAGGTTCACCTGCGGAGACGGTTGGGTCGGTCATTCGATCGCAATTGTCCTCAACCTGCCGATACTATTCTCCTACGCGCGAACGTTTACTCTTTTTGGCGCCAGTGCATCGTTTGGTCGGGAATTCACGCTTTTGCTCTACTTGTTCGACGTTATCTTCATTCTCGCTCTGACCTATCCTCTTCTGATCCTCTTTGCGCGGAAGAGCGGTCGGCGCAGCAGCTAACATCGGCAATGGGGTCACAAGGCGACATCTGCGGTCGCGGCTGCATGTTCGCATACCTTCAAAAGCGGACATCGCCGGTGCATAAGTGAATGTCCGCCATGGGCCAAATGCGGATATCGCGCTGTGGTCCACGTAGAAGTCTCGCAGCCGTTACACTCGCTCGTGAGCCGGGTGACCCAAGTCGCCGATTTCCATCGACCACGGTTCTATTTTTCATCATCCGGCAATACAACCTAAGGATTCAATCGATCATTTTTACGCCCGTTTTTACAGTTCATTAATGTTGGCCCTTCAAAATAGAAGATAGTCAATAATACAACTACAGCTGGGTTCCAATGAATGTACCGGCGGCGGTCATCTCCGCAGCGTTCGGCGCAGCGGTTTTCGCAGCGATGAACGCCTTTCAGTATCGGCCTTCTTCGATCATGCCCGACTACTCGCTGGATAGCATCTTCGCAACGAAGCACTCGAAAGCTCGCCTTGCAGTCACTCGTTTGTTGATCGATCCGGCATCGGCGGATTTTAGTGCGTTGCGCTCGGTTGAGGAAGACAAGGCGGAGTACGTTTGCGGCGCCGTCAGGGCGAAAGATAAATCGGGCCACTATGTCGAGTATCGCGACTTCGTTTACACAGTGGCGGTCGACGTCGCCCGTATCGACGACGACGGTCGGATTGCACATCGGCATGGTGCATTCAGGAGATGCCCAATTTCGGAGGAAGAAAAGGTCGCCCTGCGGAAGATGCCGACAATGCCCGGCGCAGCCTCGATGGCGAAAAATATTCAAACGATCCTGCCAACAGCGGGTGCTACGGTTCTGTCTACCATGACGCCTGATATGTCAGCAGGAGGTGCAATGTCTTCAGGTGGGACCTTGGAGCAACAGGTTGGTCAGATGGCAAGCCAGCTCGGTTCGGCAGGCCAGCCCGGGTCAGTGGGACAGCAAGGGGCAAGTTCGACATTCAAGGCGGCTTTACGGAAGGAGGGCGAGTGGCGCAGCGACCAGCCTCCACTCGCATGGCCAACGTTTCCGTCGGACCACCCGCTGGCGAGACCAGCGAAAAAACGGACCACGGCACAAGCCATGGACTTGGCCAAAGATATCGAGGACCGTTGGGAGAAATCGAACTCCGGGGCCTCCAATTCGCGTCCTTCATCCGATGAGGTCAAAGAAGCCTGCCGCGCGCTGCTCGCAATCGATCCGAAGGATGAGGCATATCCGAAAGCATGGGCGGCGTTCGTGCGGCTGCGAAAAATCGATCGCGACACGGCCTCCTAACGCTGGCCATTTCGCAGTCGAATGTCCGTTGCGGGTTCAAAAGGCGACAATCCGTGGTCGCGGCCGCGTGTCCGCTTTCCCTCGAAAGCGGACATCTCGGATTTATGAGGCTCGTCCTAGGTAAGTAGTGTGCCCACCCAAGCCCTGCTCAGCGCTTGCCCTTCGGCGCGGGCGTCGGGGCTGGCGGCGGCTCGGGCTGCTTGGCCGGCGGCGGCTCGGTCTCCACGGTGCATTTCGACGCCGCCAGCGAAGCTTGCGCCTGCGGCATCAGGCCGGGCTCCGGGGCGAGGGCCTTCAGCACGATCAGGCCGGTCGTGGTCGGGGAATCGATGATCAGCCGGTCGGCGGCGGTGACTTCCTCGTCCTCCGGCAGCGCCGAATGCTGCTCTTCCGTCATCAGGTCGAGCTCGATCACCTTGCGGCCGGCCGAGCGGTCGTTGATGGCGTAATAGGCGACTTCGTTGCGGGTGTAGAACGACACCGACGTGTAGGCCTGGCTGACCGGCACCGTGAGTTTCAGCGGGCCATCCTTGAGGTCGTAGCGGCAGATCGCCACCGCAAAGGCCGGGTCCATGAACGGCATCGGCGCGTTGCTCGGCTCGGCGAGCGGCAGCGCGGTGACGGCGTTCTCCTTGGTCATTGACGTCAGGCGCGAATAGGCGTCCTGGGTCGCGATGCGCGGCAGCGCCAGCACGCTGACGAGATGCACCACGCCGCCTAGCAGCACGCCCGCGATGATGGTGAACGCCAGGCGGATCATGGGCAACCCACCGTCGATATCGAGGGCATCGGCGCGTCGCGCTGCGTCCGCGTCGCGACGCCCACCGGCGTATCGTAAAGCCGCAGCATCAGCGTGTAGCGCTCGATGCCGCCGGTCGGCAGCCAGTTTCCGGCGCGGGATCGCGCCGCCACGCGGATCTCGAATGCGCCGTCGGAGCCGCGCACGATCTCCTGGCTGGTGAAGCCGTAGCGCTGCAGCGAATTGGCGACCAGGTGTCCCTTGCGGTCGAACAGCGTCAGCGTCCAGAACCGGGCCGCCGGCGTCACCCCGGCGACGACCACGTCGCAACGTCCGTCGAGCGGCTTCTTGTTGTCGTCGGTGGTGGCGGTAAAGGCGATGCCGTCGCCGGTGCCGATCGGCAGCTCGCCGCTGCGGGCAATCGAGGCGCGAGAGTAGGGATCGATTTCGGAGCTGCCGCTCTTCGGTCGCGCCGTCCAGGCGCCGATCGTGAGCGTGCCGAGATCGGTGCCCCGTGTCGACGTCACGTAGGTCGAGCCGAGACCGACGGCCGTGGCAAGCGCCAATGCCAGCAAGGTGATGAAGATCAGCCGCACGGGCCTGTGCTCCGAAATCTCACGGCGTCAGATTCCGCGCGGACCGGCTTCATCCGGCAGGTGAAGCGTTTTGCCTGGTTCGCGCATGTCGGCGCGGACGCTTCGCATCTGTTCTAGGGAACGCCAGATAACAACCTGCCGGATCATGCGTTTTAATTCTTCCGCCCTGCCGGCGCACCCTGTTCACCGGCGGCCGTGATGTAGTTCTCCGGAAATGCCAGCGCACCTGAGGTGACCGGCTTGGCGGGCTGCTTCTGATCGTTGGACGAGGTCTTGCCCGCGGCCCTGCCGGCCTCGTCGAGCAGCCGCTCGACCCGCACCAGGATGTCAGCACCGCGCCGGGTCAGCACCGGCGGCGGTCCCGGCTTGGTCTCGAGCACCCGCGGGCCGGCGGCGACGTTGGCAGGCGCGGCAGGCTGCGGCAGCTTGGTGCCCATGCCGATGCCGGGGATTTCCTTCACCTCGACGCCCTGGTGCGCCACCACCATGATGTCGTGCCAGGTCTGCGCCGGCAGCGAGCCGCCGGTCATGCGGTTGGTCGGCGAGTAATCGTCATTGCCGTACCAGACCGCGCAGGTGAAATTGCCGGTGTAGCCGACGAACCAAGCGTCGCGGTAGGCGTTGGTGGTGCCGGTCTTGCCCGCGGTCGGAATGCCGTCGAGGGCGGCCCGGCGGGCGGTGCCTTCGCTGACGACATGGCTCATCATCTCCGCCATGTCGGAGGCGACCGAGGCGGGGATGGCCTGCGTCGGCTTCTTGCCGTCGCGGTCGAAACGCCAGACCAGGTCGCCGGCGCCGGTGCGCACTTCCAGCACCGAATGAGGTTTCACCGCCTTGCCCTTGTTCGGGAAGGTCGCGTAGGCCACCGCGTGCTCGAGCACGGTGACTTCGTCCGAGCCGATCGGCATCGAGGGCGTATCGGGCAGGGGGGCTGTGAGGCCGAATTTCCGCGCCACTTCGGTGATCTTGACGCGCCCGGCCTTGGCCGGGTTCGGCGTCTTGCCGCCCAGCGCAATCGACAGCTTCACCGGCACGACGTTGATCGAGCGGGTGATCGCCTGGGTCAGCGTCACCGAGCCGGAATAGGAGTGGCCATAGTTCTGCGGGCACCAGTTGCCGATGCAGACCGGGCCGTCGACCACGATCGAGGTCGGCTTGAAACCATTCATGAGCGCGGTGGCGTAGACGTAGGGCTTGAACGAGGAGCCCGGCTGCCGGTAGGCGTCGGTGGCGCGGTTGAACTGGCTGGCGCCGTAGTCGCGGCCGCCGACCATGGCGCGCACGCCGCCGTCGAGATCAGCTACGACAACGGAAGCCTGGGTGGCGTGATAGTCGCGGCCGAACTGGCGGAGCTGGTTCTCGACCGCATCCTCCGCGGCGCGCTGCACGTTCATGTCGATCGCGGTGCGGACCACGAAGACGCGCTCGGTGTAGGATTTCGGGAAGGTGTCGACCAGCTTGCGCA includes:
- a CDS encoding DUF1254 domain-containing protein, encoding MIRLAFTIIAGVLLGGVVHLVSVLALPRIATQDAYSRLTSMTKENAVTALPLAEPSNAPMPFMDPAFAVAICRYDLKDGPLKLTVPVSQAYTSVSFYTRNEVAYYAINDRSAGRKVIELDLMTEEQHSALPEDEEVTAADRLIIDSPTTTGLIVLKALAPEPGLMPQAQASLAASKCTVETEPPPAKQPEPPPAPTPAPKGKR
- a CDS encoding DUF1214 domain-containing protein, translating into MRLIFITLLALALATAVGLGSTYVTSTRGTDLGTLTIGAWTARPKSGSSEIDPYSRASIARSGELPIGTGDGIAFTATTDDNKKPLDGRCDVVVAGVTPAARFWTLTLFDRKGHLVANSLQRYGFTSQEIVRGSDGAFEIRVAARSRAGNWLPTGGIERYTLMLRLYDTPVGVATRTQRDAPMPSISTVGCP
- a CDS encoding PBP1A family penicillin-binding protein, yielding MRQILPPHVKQKIRNFFLDLDARIDSTLFSSGKGLRELYERYSTFMDRFYVGRWKRWVFIEPLSEAATIGLGGLVMMLALAIPAFRETADDDWLKKSDLAVSFLDRYGNPIGSRGIKHNDSIPLEDFPDNLIKATLATEDRRFYDHFGIDFPGLARALVTNAQAGGVRQGGSSISQQLAKNLFLNNERTIERKVKEAFLAIWLETRLTKNEILKLYLDRAYMGGGTFGVDGAAHFYFNKSARDVTLAESAMLAGLFKAPTKYAPHINLPAARARANVVLDNLVDAGFMTEGQVFGARRNPAVAVDRRDENSPNYYLDYAFDEMRKLVDTFPKSYTERVFVVRTAIDMNVQRAAEDAVENQLRQFGRDYHATQASVVVADLDGGVRAMVGGRDYGASQFNRATDAYRQPGSSFKPYVYATALMNGFKPTSIVVDGPVCIGNWCPQNYGHSYSGSVTLTQAITRSINVVPVKLSIALGGKTPNPAKAGRVKITEVARKFGLTAPLPDTPSMPIGSDEVTVLEHAVAYATFPNKGKAVKPHSVLEVRTGAGDLVWRFDRDGKKPTQAIPASVASDMAEMMSHVVSEGTARRAALDGIPTAGKTGTTNAYRDAWFVGYTGNFTCAVWYGNDDYSPTNRMTGGSLPAQTWHDIMVVAHQGVEVKEIPGIGMGTKLPQPAAPANVAAGPRVLETKPGPPPVLTRRGADILVRVERLLDEAGRAAGKTSSNDQKQPAKPVTSGALAFPENYITAAGEQGAPAGRKN